The segment CTGCAGCAATGGCCGGTTGCCGGAAAGAATATGGATTCGTTCTTTCCAAGAATCCCAGGAAATATCCAAGAATAGCACAATGCAGTTTGCCAGGCACATGGCTTGTATTTCTTTTTGTAAGAAAGCGCCGCCTCCGACAGAAATGATATAAAGGGGCTGATGGCTATAATACTCGATTAATTCTTTCTCTTTTTTACGGAAGGCTTTTTCACCGTATGTCTCGAATATTAAAGGAATCGGCATCGAGAATTCTTTTTCAATTTCCGCATCGATATCGACAAAATTCCGATAAAGCTTTTGGGCAAGCAGTTTTCCGACAGTCGTTTTTCCTACTCCCATAAAGCCGATGCAAACAATGCTTTTTTCACGAATTGATAATCCAAAATTTCTCACTGACAACCACTCGTTTCTTTGTAATTAGTAAATGGAATTGCTGAGTTTACAACCTTTACTTTACACTAGCTTGTATAAAAATTCATTCATTTTTCAAAAAATAAGGAGGAAGTTTATGACTGGTATATATTTGCTCACTGGATCTTACTCATCTTCACATGAACAAGGAATCAAGCTTTGGGAATTCAATCCAGTAGAAGCGACATGTATAGAGAAAACAGGCATCGGAGGCATTGAACGCCCATCGTTTATTGCGGCACATCCAAATGGTGTTAACTTTGTCGCCACAAGTGAAGTGGAAGATGGCGAACTGGTGTCTTATCGACTGGATCTTGAGAACCATCTTATAACAGAGATTAATCGTCAATCGGCTAACGGGGCTCATCCGTCTCATGTTTGTATTGATGTTTCCGGAAAATGGCTGCTGTCCACCAATTATTCAGGCGGCAATGTGAATGTTTATCCCATTCAGGAGGATGGTTCAATTGGAGAAAGGACAGATTCGATAAAGCATGAAGGCAGTGGAGCCAATGTGGAAAGACAGGATGCTCCCCACCCCCATTCCGTTTTTCAGCAGCCGGGAAGCAATGATTTTTTCGTTTCTGATCTTGGAGCGGATATGATTTCTGTTTATGAATTAGATAGAGAAACGGGCAAGCTGAAATTAAAGAAATCGATTTTAACTACCCCGGGATCGGGACCGCGCCACCTGGCTTTCCATCCGGAAATGACTGTAGTGTACTCTCTTGAAGAACTGAGTTCGACGTTATCGGTCTATGGAATAGGGGGAGAGGATTTCTTGGAATTTGTGCAAGTGGTTGAGCTGATACCGAAGCAGTTTGCCGGCACAAATACGAGTGCAGAAGTGGTTGTGTCTGAAGATGGACAGCATCTTTATGCCTCTAATCGGGGCCATGATAGTATTGCTGTTTTTGCAATTCAAGAAAAAGGCATATTGAAGTTTGAAGATTATGCAACAACAGGAGGAGCAGGACCGCGCCACTTCACACTCTTGCCCGGCAAGCAATGGCTGGCAGTTGCAAATGAAAAATCGGATTCTATAAATATGTTGAAAATTGGTGCATCCGGGATTCCAAAAGAGTTTATTGAACCAATTCCTACTAACAAGCCGGTTTGTGTAAAAGTGGTTAGCTAAAGAAAAAGCAGGCAGAGAAATTTCTCTGCCTGCTTTTTCTAATCACCAATCTTTGGAATCTCTTTCCATAATGCCAAGCTCTTTCATCAAATCGATAAAAAAGCTGTCATTATTGCCTTGCAGCGATTCTTCAGTGCAAGTTGAATGGGGAAGATAGCCAAGTTCTTTGGCATCCGCCAAAGTTGCATCTTCTAAGAAGTTTGTGGCATCTGCTTCATCAAAGCAAGAGGGTGCGATATATGTCCGGTAAGTGTGTTCAAGCACGATGCGTGTATTCGGAGGGGGTTCATTATCACGCGGCATGAAAATCAATGCAGCGAGTAAGGCTGCTGCGAGTAAGGAAACTGCTATCCAAATTTTCTTGTTCATCCTCTATTCCTCCGAAAGCAGGATTTTTGCGTCCGCAATTATATCTCCAGCTGAAAGATTTACACCATCGTAATCTTTCATCACCACTCCATTTTGATCAACCAGATAAAAATAAGTTCCGTGAATGACCTGGTCGGTATTTTCGGGTTTTCGGGCGAGTGTCTGGAAATTTTCCATAGCGAATTTATCAATGGTTTCAGGAGAATAACCGGTCAGCAAATTCCAGGAAGATAAATCCGCTCCATAATTCTCGGCATAGGACTTCAAGACTTCCGGTTTATCGACAGCAGGATCAACACTGAATGAAACAATTTTCACGTCCAGCCCCTGATCTTTAAACTGTTGCTGCAGATCCACCATATTCGATGTCATCGGCAGACAAACGGTGGTGCAGTTCGTAAAGACAAAGTCAGCAAGCCATACTTCGCCTTTTAAATCGGCTAACCCAAATTCTTCGTTTTCGTGATTTGTAAAAGTAAAATCTTCTATTTCCCAGTTAAGGGGATCTTCAATTGCCTGGCCGCATCCGGCAAGCAATAAGCTGAATAGCAAAAGTGACGAAATCCAAAAGGTTTTCCGCAAGATTCCTCTTCCTTTCTGAAATGACCTGCCTCCATAAGCCTAGTAGAAAATAAGCCAGCAAACAAGGGCTTGTGTCATCAATTTTGTGTAAAAATTGCGAACACCCCCCAAGTTAATACAAGTGTTTGTTACTTATTTGATTCAAT is part of the Planococcus shenhongbingii genome and harbors:
- a CDS encoding shikimate kinase, which gives rise to MRNFGLSIREKSIVCIGFMGVGKTTVGKLLAQKLYRNFVDIDAEIEKEFSMPIPLIFETYGEKAFRKKEKELIEYYSHQPLYIISVGGGAFLQKEIQAMCLANCIVLFLDISWDSWKERIHILSGNRPLLQGRSIEDIKELFLERQSIYSLNHSKFQIDHFEAEEAAEYLSDALKLSWEIHAPQR
- a CDS encoding lactonase family protein, encoding MTGIYLLTGSYSSSHEQGIKLWEFNPVEATCIEKTGIGGIERPSFIAAHPNGVNFVATSEVEDGELVSYRLDLENHLITEINRQSANGAHPSHVCIDVSGKWLLSTNYSGGNVNVYPIQEDGSIGERTDSIKHEGSGANVERQDAPHPHSVFQQPGSNDFFVSDLGADMISVYELDRETGKLKLKKSILTTPGSGPRHLAFHPEMTVVYSLEELSSTLSVYGIGGEDFLEFVQVVELIPKQFAGTNTSAEVVVSEDGQHLYASNRGHDSIAVFAIQEKGILKFEDYATTGGAGPRHFTLLPGKQWLAVANEKSDSINMLKIGASGIPKEFIEPIPTNKPVCVKVVS
- a CDS encoding SCO family protein — encoded protein: MLRKTFWISSLLLFSLLLAGCGQAIEDPLNWEIEDFTFTNHENEEFGLADLKGEVWLADFVFTNCTTVCLPMTSNMVDLQQQFKDQGLDVKIVSFSVDPAVDKPEVLKSYAENYGADLSSWNLLTGYSPETIDKFAMENFQTLARKPENTDQVIHGTYFYLVDQNGVVMKDYDGVNLSAGDIIADAKILLSEE